One Ananas comosus cultivar F153 unplaced genomic scaffold, ASM154086v1, whole genome shotgun sequence genomic window, agattattataaatatatatgctatTTTCAATTTAGCAACTCtttaccttgtggttgtagcttggttttatttacagatacagctattgcttcgtatacagagaaaacttctatatatacggcgggtctgttggggTGCTCGGGAAAACGTGTAATTCGGGGCGTGATAAAAATAtgaatctaatattttaatttaaaatataaatatgaaatttgtaaatttaaaatctaaaatttaaatataaatataaagataaaatttaaaatttaaaatctaaatttaaaattctaaatttaaaatacaaattttaattttaaattttaaattttaaaatttgaaatctaaaatctgaaatttaaaatttgaaatttgaaatttgaaatctgaaacctaaaatttaaattctaaaatttaaatttaaatttgaagtttaaaaattaatatttaaaatttaaaatttaaaaattaaaaattaaaaaattgacaattcaaaattttaaattaatttttttaaaataacgtaTTGAAAGGATTTCGGGAGTTAGAagggtaaaattatcatttatataatatacagTATTACTGGCTTTCAATAATCCATGATACACACGCcccctctcgttaatatttttggtataattCTTCACCATTTGTAATGTTACATTATCGACCTGATTATATACCGGATAAACCAAACACAGTAATCCTGAGAGGATTACCTGTAATCCTACCAGGATAACcaaaaccaaacgcaccctaagagcttaagagagttaagcgtgcccTTATAAAGTTAGGGCGTCACAGTTAGTATCAGAGCTAATTACCAACCGAAAGTTTtgagaagtgtgagatgagtcttagTTGAGCCAAATTATACAGCAGGAAAAGTAAGATTCTCATACTGTTGACTATTATAGGTAGAGCGCGGTTTCCCCACAAGATCGGTTAAGATTATAAATAGTCCTATATACAATACATAATAAGATTAAAAACTATTAAGCTGACTATAGCATTTTAGATGGTTgttaaggtaccgtttggttcgggtataaatttTGGAGGTATAAATTTATATACACTTGCTATTCTGGGATAGTTAAGAATAAAGgtaaaattgtgtttggtttgtaaaGTTGTTATTCCTTGTAATATATgaaattgtgtttggtttgttATATAGAATAGTGGAGAATAATGTAAAATGTTGATGGGTAAATTTTGAAAATGCCAGCTTTGCCCTTGCCTTGTTTTTACAACATATGGTTTCTATTTCATaatctaatatataataattaaatactgTTCAAAAGAACAATCCAATCCAACATGAAATTATGCACAAGATTTTCAACTAACCATTGCAAAAATCGAATGGTCCAAAGCTCCCATCACCGTACGATGCATCATTTTGCAATTAGATGCAATTACCATCAAGCCAAATTATATCTATACAGAGCTAcaagtttgaaaaaaataaataacacagAATTGAAGAAACAACATATTTGCAATTGCTAGCTAGGAAAAAGTTATAAAACAGACTTGGTGAAGCAAAGAAACCACAGTAATAGATGTGTGTTAACAATCATACTTACTGCCTAACTGCGAAAGCATATGTAATTACATCTGATAACACCTCATGATATATCAAAGCAATAATCACTATTCACTACAGCTTTTTATAATCTCATGTAAAAAGCCCTCCAACCAAATTAGATGTAGAGAGGTTGttcatatttgaaaaatatgaaCAACCAAGAAGTAAAGAAATGAAATAATGTAATTGACTCACTTGAAAAGCTACATAACATGAAGTTGAAAACCTTCAGAACTTGAATGGCATATAAATTCATAACATGAAAGGTTACAGAATTTGAATGTCATACATGACTTGAATAGCACACACTAGAATGGCATATATAAATTCATAAAGCTACAGATCTTGAAAAACAAATATTACATCATCTTGATAATAGCTTCTTATCTATTATTCCACAGTTGCTCCGTGATATTAGTGCGAAGGATGTCACCGCGGCGAGACTCATCTGGACCAATAGGTTGTGTCGGATCATTATCTTGATCATCAGTGGATAATGGGTTCATTTGCATGTTAAAATACCTATCGGTCCCTTGGTGcctcttgatgaaattgtgtaTGACACAACATGCGAGGGCAATACGGCATTGCACTTTGTAGGGAAAAGGTGTTGCTTGTCGGAGCACCTTGAAGCGCCGCTTGAGAATTCCAAAGGCTTTCTCAACTACATTTCGTAATTGAGCATGGCGATGATTGTACAAATCTTTTGGTCCTCGATGCCTTCGTGCACGTGCATTAACATCAAATTGGCTCAAGTGATATCTCTCCCCTCTATAAGGGGCGAGGAAGCGGTCAGTGTTTGCATATCCAGAATCGACTAAATAAAATTTGCCTACATCAAACAAAAATGTAATAAATTGATGACAGTAAATCACATActacacaaaaaataaaagataatagGTTACCTTCCGGGACCGTAAAACCTCCACTCTCGCAACACCATCTCAACACTCTCATATCTGCTGCAGAACCCTCCCATCCAGTGCACACAAAAAGAAATTGGTGGTCGAAAGAACATGCAGCCATTACATTTTGAGATGTAAATCCTTTTCGGCATCGATATCTTGGTTGCTTACTCTTTCTTACAACTACCGGTATGTGTGTTCCATCGATCGCACCAATTGCATTCTATAATTAATTGGtataaaaaagtttatattataaaatatcaaaagcTGACATAAGATAGTGTATTTGATACCACGACTAAtatgcaaatttaaatatggTATGTAACCTTGAATGGATGGAAGATTGGATTATCACTTATTCTAGGATGCACTCAACGTTACTCGCCGGTAGTTTGGATGTACTCTTGTAGAGCCACACACCTTGCAGCACATTATTAAATGTCACGACTAATAGGTCTCTCCAGAATGTTGGAATGTTTCATGAAGGACTCTATTTGCGACACCATGACCtataccaaataaaaaaataccaaGGCTCCTCTCAGCTGTTAAATGCCTAGTGCTTTGAATAAGGCCCCTCCAACTAATTCATCTCGAAGCCTAATGAACATGGTTTGTCATCCTGAAGTGTTGATAACCTCTATCGAGGATGTCCGCGCAGCATTTCATGAATAATAGGTGGCCAGTGAATGGGCCTGTTCGACATGGTCGCTGTATAACGTATTTTCAAATGAAAAGGTATCCTCTTCTAAAAGCAAGGATGTACTCTGTTGCCAATAGTCTTCTTCCTCGTCTAAGAATGTCATCAATTCAGCAACAATTGGCGATAAAAATTCGAAGTTGATTGCGCAGTCATGACTGCACAAGTAATATACACACATCAAATACAACATATTACATTCAATTATTCACATTCAATTGTAAAGATTTGGTGAAAATGCACGCTCGGCTGAAGATTAGTAAAGTATTATCAATGGCAGCAGGTTGTGTTGGTTAACAGGGCTGCGTGAAAGAAGAAAGCAGCACGTTCCTAGCTGAAGTTGGAAGTAAGCAAAGAAAAGATCATAAATTGATTTTAGAACCTTAGCACATATCAAATCATGTATGAGTTTCTCAACTGAATTATAGTGAAATAAGTTGTATACTTATTTCAAAAGTTGGCTCAGGTGTCAAATGGTTTTAAGCATTAGGTGGTGGCTGCAGTAGTGAGTTTAACTGGGCCTGCCTTACCATTCATACTTGTCGTTAACAACTCATCATTGCCAATTTGGATCAGCTGCAGTATTAGATGGTGTCAGTAGTCAGGACAATGCCTGCCTACATTTATACGCATTCATACTTTTTGGCAGACAAGCAATTGGTCAAGATCTGTCCGTGAAAGAAGCAAACAGACTGCATTATACTCCAATTCAATCCATATAGGAACTAGACATAACTAGAGCCAAACATAGCGAAAAGTTTGAAGTTAAGATGTACTCAATTAGGAAGCCATAGATGTTGAAAAATAAGCTCAATCCTGCAAAAAGTCATGTTGAGTGAAACAAATATCTGTCGAACGTTGCTAAGTAAACAATCCGCCTCTGTCAATGACAAATTAAGAATTTGCAATAGGCGATATCAACTAACCAGAAAAAGAAATATTCTACGTACAAAATTATGCACAAAACTGCAGGTTTCCAGCATATTCTGTAAAGCATATATGAAACTTGACTAACAATGAAACAAAGGAAGGCTATACTAAGTATCACATTAATTTCAAgtctttagataaaaaatatatgaatcaaCATCATGATAATAAACAATAGCAGcaatttagataaaatattaaaggaAGAGAAGTATTTTAGAACCTCGGTTACTTCATTTTCGCAACTCGCGAAAGAAGACTCAAACCATAAAAATGCGTCGAGTGTGAAAGTAGTCAGCAATATGATGGTGCAGTAGTGGAGAATAAATTTTGGCCTTGCCTACCATTCATACTTTTTCGCTTTACAACTTATCATTGCCAATATTGTCCAGCCGCTAGTTAGACATTGGTGCCTGCAGTGTCAGTACAACTGTCTTGCCTACACAATGATACCAATTTATACTTTTGCAGGATAAGAACTGCAGTCAAGGTCGTGTGAAAGATCAAACAACGCTGCGCAATTATGCCTCAATCAAGCATACAGGAAGTAGCAATATAGGCAACCATAGCACAATGTTTGAAGTCTAAGATTACTCAATTAGGAGCCACAATGGTGAAATGTTCAACCTACATTAAGTCATCCGAGTGAAACGAATATTGATTAGACTTGCAAAGTTAAATCAATCAGCCTCTCAAATGATCGAGCGaattaaaataatttgcaaAGTGATTAGTTCGAACTCAGCATA contains:
- the LOC109704246 gene encoding uncharacterized protein LOC109704246, coding for MAACSFDHQFLFVCTGWEGSAADMRVLRWCCESGGFTVPEGKFYLVDSGYANTDRFLAPYRGERYHLSQFDVNARARRHRGPKDLYNHRHAQLRNVVEKAFGILKRRFKVLRQATPFPYKVQCRIALACCVIHNFIKRHQGTDRYFNMQMNPLSTDDQDNDPTQPIGPDESRRGDILRTNITEQLWNNR